In the Lentisphaerota bacterium genome, one interval contains:
- a CDS encoding metallophosphoesterase family protein, producing the protein MDKRFAILGDIHSNIDALKAVVDDARSQSVTDFLCVGDIVGYNADPTGCVAMIRDELAAVTVRGNHDHYCAFSEELLDDFQPLAASVIDWTRRQLSDIDMAWLRALPLQKLHMGIGLVHSTLDMPDRWGYVFDLLDAEAHFTYQTTTLSFHGHTHVPLVFAKQGNDVMRFDPATFHAGMGTKYFINVGSVGQPRDGDTRSSYVIFNSKTRRVEFRRVAYDVDAAMDRNIHANIPQRFINRLALGR; encoded by the coding sequence ATGGATAAGCGATTTGCCATTCTGGGCGACATTCACTCCAACATCGATGCCTTGAAGGCCGTTGTGGACGACGCCCGCAGCCAGTCAGTGACCGACTTTCTCTGCGTTGGCGATATTGTCGGCTATAACGCCGACCCCACGGGCTGCGTCGCGATGATCCGCGACGAACTGGCCGCCGTGACGGTTCGCGGCAATCATGACCACTATTGCGCCTTCAGCGAGGAGTTGCTGGACGATTTCCAGCCGCTGGCCGCAAGCGTGATCGACTGGACGCGGCGGCAATTGTCCGATATCGACATGGCCTGGCTGCGCGCGTTGCCGTTGCAGAAGCTGCACATGGGGATCGGACTTGTCCACAGCACCCTCGACATGCCCGATCGGTGGGGCTACGTCTTTGATCTATTGGACGCGGAGGCCCATTTCACCTACCAGACCACCACGCTTTCATTCCATGGACACACGCACGTGCCGCTGGTCTTTGCGAAGCAGGGAAACGATGTCATGCGGTTTGATCCTGCAACCTTCCACGCCGGGATGGGAACGAAATACTTCATCAACGTGGGCAGTGTTGGACAGCCGCGGGATGGCGACACGCGGAGTTCATACGTCATTTTTAATTCCAAGACACGCCGGGTCGAGTTCCGTCGCGTGGCCTATGATGTCGATGCGGCGATGGATCGGAATATCCACGCCAACATCCCCCAGAGGTTCATCAATCGGCTGGCGCTCGGCCGCTAA
- the rpsT gene encoding 30S ribosomal protein S20: MANIKSAEKRATQALKRRANNRAGKSKVLTGGRKLEEAIQAGNKVEAEKQYSAFTSVLDKAAKRRFISANCATRKKSRLHARVSAMA; the protein is encoded by the coding sequence ATGGCGAACATCAAGAGTGCAGAGAAGCGGGCGACCCAAGCCCTGAAGCGCCGCGCGAACAACCGTGCCGGCAAGAGCAAGGTGTTGACGGGCGGCCGCAAGCTGGAAGAGGCGATTCAAGCTGGCAACAAGGTCGAGGCCGAGAAGCAGTATTCCGCTTTCACCTCGGTCCTGGACAAGGCAGCGAAACGGCGGTTTATCAGCGCCAATTGCGCCACCCGCAAGAAATCCCGTCTGCACGCCCGCGTCAGCGCAATGGCGTGA
- the lipB gene encoding lipoyl(octanoyl) transferase LipB, which translates to MESGGIDLRDLGAGVDYGAAAALQDELHARRVAGTVGDTLLLLEHRPVYTLGRSANASHILLDAVELERRGILRFATSRGGDVTYHGPGQLVGYPIIHLGERGLSVLAYVTAVEEVLIRTLTDFAIPAGRDSRNRGVWVGNDKIAAIGIRVSRQVTMHGFALNVNTRLDDYGGIVPCGLTSAGVTSMACVLGRAVDMAGIKAAVVSHVRTIFGYA; encoded by the coding sequence ATGGAGTCTGGAGGCATTGATCTGCGCGATCTTGGGGCCGGCGTGGATTACGGTGCCGCCGCAGCGCTCCAGGATGAGCTTCACGCCAGGCGTGTGGCCGGGACGGTTGGCGATACGTTGCTGCTGCTGGAGCATCGGCCTGTCTACACGCTGGGGCGTTCAGCCAACGCGAGTCATATCCTGCTGGATGCGGTTGAACTGGAGCGGCGCGGGATCCTGCGGTTCGCCACCTCGCGCGGCGGCGATGTCACCTACCACGGCCCCGGTCAACTTGTCGGCTACCCGATCATCCATCTCGGCGAACGCGGCCTGAGCGTGCTGGCCTATGTGACAGCCGTTGAGGAGGTGCTGATCCGGACGCTGACGGATTTTGCGATTCCTGCCGGACGCGACTCGCGCAACCGCGGCGTCTGGGTCGGCAACGACAAGATCGCCGCCATCGGCATCCGCGTATCCCGTCAGGTCACCATGCACGGGTTTGCCTTGAATGTCAACACCCGCCTCGACGATTACGGCGGCATTGTGCCGTGTGGACTCACCTCGGCTGGGGTCACCTCCATGGCGTGCGTCCTCGGCCGGGCGGTCGATATGGCTGGTATAAAAGCGGCCGTTGTTTCGCATGTCCGGACGATTTTCGGCTATGCTTAG
- a CDS encoding Gfo/Idh/MocA family oxidoreductase: protein MEERMNLLRIGLYGTHGHQIHHALMRPHRYPAALTAVAAFPDGMVKALRASGCAVAVAEDLTALLLRPDVDLVALCSPRRGDQAADAIACLRAGKHVYAEKPAALTEADLDAILAAAQASDRRFHEMAGSAFEQPWFGMRETVRSGVIGTVVQVAAQKSYPWHDRRPRDESLDGGLIRQCAIHAVRFIEQVAGVRVAEVDAMETTCGNPGGDGGLRLAAVLMARLENGGLASVTANYLNPPGSGSWGNEMLRVFGTDGMAEATDGGSRTRLVVGREDRGPLDVSVRPPDWLGCVVADCLGTGSMPLSLEEELHPLRVVIRADAAAKRRSAQP from the coding sequence ATGGAGGAGCGCATGAACCTGTTGCGCATTGGTTTGTACGGGACCCACGGGCATCAGATCCATCACGCGTTGATGCGTCCCCACCGCTACCCGGCGGCGCTGACAGCCGTGGCCGCATTTCCAGACGGCATGGTGAAAGCGCTGCGCGCCAGCGGATGTGCGGTTGCCGTCGCGGAGGATCTCACTGCGCTTCTGCTGCGCCCCGATGTCGATCTCGTGGCGCTCTGCTCCCCGCGGCGCGGCGATCAGGCCGCCGATGCTATCGCCTGCCTGCGGGCCGGCAAACATGTGTATGCCGAGAAGCCGGCCGCGCTGACCGAGGCGGATCTCGACGCGATCCTCGCCGCCGCCCAGGCGTCGGACAGGCGCTTTCACGAGATGGCCGGGAGCGCGTTTGAGCAGCCGTGGTTTGGCATGCGCGAGACCGTGCGCTCAGGAGTGATCGGAACCGTTGTCCAAGTCGCGGCGCAGAAATCGTATCCCTGGCACGATAGACGCCCCCGGGACGAATCCCTCGACGGCGGCCTGATCCGGCAGTGCGCGATCCATGCCGTCCGTTTCATTGAGCAGGTGGCGGGGGTTCGTGTGGCCGAGGTCGACGCGATGGAGACGACCTGCGGCAATCCTGGCGGTGACGGCGGGTTGCGCCTGGCGGCCGTGCTGATGGCGCGGCTGGAGAACGGAGGACTCGCCTCGGTCACGGCCAACTACCTCAATCCGCCGGGCAGCGGAAGCTGGGGCAATGAGATGCTGCGCGTGTTCGGAACGGACGGGATGGCCGAAGCAACGGATGGCGGCAGCCGCACCCGGCTGGTGGTGGGGCGGGAAGATCGCGGACCGCTGGACGTTTCGGTCAGGCCTCCCGACTGGCTGGGGTGTGTCGTGGCCGACTGCCTCGGCACCGGGTCGATGCCGCTGTCGCTGGAAGAGGAACTGCATCCGCTACGAGTGGTGATTCGGGCGGACGCAGCCGCAAAACGGAGGAGTGCACAACCATGA
- a CDS encoding ferritin gives MISKKCAQAINTQINREFFSAFLYLAMAKDATVKGFKGAANWFTVQFKEEQEHALRFAKYLEDQGAKVVLSAIDAPKTEWADLLEMFQDALAHENKVTAWIGELAALAAAEKDFATQNMLQWFINEQVEEESNAHDVIWMLEMSAGSKGALFMADKQLGKRGRS, from the coding sequence ATGATCAGCAAGAAATGCGCACAGGCAATCAACACACAGATCAACCGCGAGTTCTTCTCGGCGTTCCTCTATCTGGCGATGGCCAAGGATGCCACAGTCAAGGGCTTCAAAGGGGCCGCAAACTGGTTCACCGTCCAGTTCAAGGAGGAGCAGGAACATGCGCTCCGCTTCGCCAAATATCTGGAGGACCAAGGCGCCAAGGTTGTCCTCTCGGCGATCGATGCACCGAAGACCGAGTGGGCCGATCTGCTGGAGATGTTCCAGGATGCGCTGGCACACGAGAACAAGGTGACCGCGTGGATTGGCGAGCTGGCCGCGCTGGCCGCTGCGGAGAAGGACTTCGCCACACAGAACATGCTGCAGTGGTTCATCAACGAGCAGGTGGAAGAAGAATCCAACGCCCATGACGTTATCTGGATGCTCGAAATGAGCGCCGGATCCAAAGGCGCCCTGTTTATGGCCGACAAGCAGCTCGGCAAGCGCGGCCGCAGCTAG
- a CDS encoding YifB family Mg chelatase-like AAA ATPase, whose translation MALATVESGAVFGVDAFQVRIEVHTGGGEFLTVIVGLPDAAVRESKDRVWTAIHNSGFRPRVGRVTVNLAPADVRKEGPSFDLPIAVGLIAASDEADCGGRIGRIGLIGELALSGEVRRVRGVLPIVLEMRRAGLEGVIVPADNAEEAAVVEGIRVYPVRSLRQAVDFLSGLADIEPIVLDFDSVCLRSRRPCDDFAEVKGQETAKRALEIAVSGGHNILMIGPPGSGKSMLAKRVAAILPEMTMDEALEATRVHSIAGLLDDHQALVLNRPFRSPHHTVSDIGLLGGGANPRPGEVTLAHRGVLFLDELPEFSRNALEVLRQPLEDGRVTISRAAGTVTFPCQFMLIAAMNPCPCGYYGDPAHECRCTPQTVLHYRSRISGPLLDRIDLHVEVPAVRYAELASGPRGETSEIIRNRVCAARTRQHARFKKRPRILCNADMGPHDIQAHCALDAGTQDLMRLAMTEYRFSARAYDRILKVARTIADLDQSDAIQCAHITEAIQYRTLDRAG comes from the coding sequence ATGGCATTGGCAACAGTTGAGTCTGGGGCTGTCTTTGGCGTGGACGCGTTCCAAGTTCGGATCGAAGTCCATACGGGAGGCGGCGAGTTCCTGACGGTCATCGTGGGCCTCCCAGACGCCGCCGTGCGTGAAAGCAAGGATCGCGTCTGGACCGCCATCCACAACTCGGGCTTCCGCCCCCGCGTGGGTCGCGTCACGGTCAATCTCGCGCCCGCCGACGTGCGCAAGGAGGGACCGAGTTTTGACCTGCCCATCGCGGTGGGCCTCATTGCGGCTTCGGATGAGGCCGACTGTGGCGGCCGCATCGGCCGCATCGGCCTGATCGGCGAGTTGGCCCTCAGCGGCGAGGTCCGCCGCGTGCGCGGTGTGCTACCGATCGTGCTGGAGATGCGGCGGGCCGGATTGGAAGGGGTCATCGTGCCGGCCGACAATGCGGAGGAGGCCGCAGTTGTCGAGGGCATCCGCGTTTATCCCGTCCGCTCGCTCCGCCAAGCCGTCGATTTCCTGTCGGGTCTCGCAGACATCGAGCCGATCGTTCTCGATTTCGACAGCGTGTGTCTCCGCTCCAGACGGCCGTGCGATGATTTTGCCGAAGTCAAGGGACAGGAAACGGCCAAGCGGGCGCTCGAGATAGCCGTCAGCGGCGGCCATAACATTCTGATGATTGGACCGCCGGGGTCGGGCAAGTCGATGCTAGCCAAACGCGTGGCCGCGATTCTTCCCGAAATGACCATGGACGAGGCGTTGGAGGCGACCCGCGTACACAGCATCGCGGGCCTGCTCGATGACCATCAGGCGCTGGTGCTCAACCGGCCATTCCGCTCGCCGCATCACACCGTTTCGGACATCGGGCTGCTCGGTGGCGGCGCCAATCCCAGACCCGGCGAGGTCACGCTCGCCCACCGGGGGGTCTTGTTCCTCGACGAGCTTCCCGAGTTCAGCCGCAATGCCCTCGAGGTGCTTCGCCAACCCCTGGAAGACGGCAGGGTCACCATCTCCCGTGCCGCAGGCACCGTCACCTTCCCCTGTCAGTTCATGCTGATCGCGGCCATGAACCCCTGCCCGTGCGGGTATTATGGCGACCCAGCCCATGAATGCCGCTGCACGCCCCAGACCGTGCTCCACTACCGCAGCCGCATCTCCGGGCCCCTGCTCGACCGGATTGATCTGCATGTCGAGGTTCCGGCCGTCCGCTACGCCGAATTGGCCTCCGGACCGCGCGGCGAAACATCCGAGATCATCCGGAACCGGGTCTGCGCGGCCCGCACACGCCAGCACGCGCGGTTCAAGAAACGTCCGCGCATCCTCTGCAATGCCGATATGGGGCCGCACGACATCCAGGCCCATTGCGCCTTGGACGCCGGCACGCAAGACCTCATGCGGCTGGCGATGACCGAATACCGCTTCAGCGCGCGCGCCTACGACCGCATCCTCAAGGTCGCCCGGACCATCGCCGACCTCGACCAGTCGGATGCCATCCAATGCGCCCATATCACCGAGGCGATCCAGTACCGCACGCTCGACCGGGCAGGGTGA
- a CDS encoding sigma-70 family RNA polymerase sigma factor: MRPYHRGDPVPHARPGRVRGCIRWSACTIIHRLNRSIWLPMAASLLSDDEVLLQRYRAGEVDAFDELVRRHSRALFSYIRGMVGHQEEAEDIFQDAWARVIRHEASFRGGTVRGWIWRIAKNAVIDRMRRRKPNDSLDRPVGEDGLRLADQIAADGLSVPDQVDGADLGVRIAACVAGLPPPQREVFLMRTTSGLSFEEIAKILKVPLNTALGRMHYAVARLRNVLASEWRER; this comes from the coding sequence ATGCGCCCATATCACCGAGGCGATCCAGTACCGCACGCTCGACCGGGCAGGGTGAGGGGCTGCATTCGGTGGTCAGCCTGCACAATAATTCACCGTCTAAACCGTTCTATCTGGTTACCTATGGCCGCGAGCCTTCTGAGCGATGACGAGGTTCTGTTGCAACGCTACCGGGCCGGCGAGGTTGATGCGTTTGACGAGCTGGTGCGTCGCCATTCGCGTGCGCTCTTCTCCTATATTCGCGGCATGGTGGGCCACCAGGAGGAGGCAGAGGATATCTTTCAGGACGCATGGGCGCGGGTGATCCGGCATGAGGCGTCGTTCCGCGGGGGCACCGTTCGCGGATGGATTTGGCGGATCGCGAAGAATGCGGTCATTGACCGCATGCGCCGACGCAAACCGAATGACAGCCTCGATCGGCCGGTCGGGGAGGATGGTTTGCGGCTCGCCGACCAGATCGCCGCCGACGGCCTATCGGTTCCCGATCAGGTGGATGGCGCCGACCTCGGCGTCCGAATCGCTGCGTGCGTGGCGGGGCTCCCGCCCCCGCAGCGGGAGGTTTTTTTGATGCGAACGACCAGCGGATTGAGCTTCGAAGAAATAGCGAAGATCCTGAAGGTTCCGCTGAACACAGCCCTGGGGCGGATGCACTATGCGGTCGCGCGTTTGCGCAATGTCTTGGCCAGCGAATGGAGGGAACGATGA
- the rsfS gene encoding ribosome silencing factor — protein sequence MRYERELPNGCQSAILFPNRSSSTSGITRCTDRRIRRRTIKAQEIASEIRVALENKIAKDIRVWDVRGISSITEFYVVATGTSGPHLKALLSEVQRHMKDLGVTSYRTSGTPDSGWMVLDFVHAVVHIFAPEARGYYAIETLWKDAKPL from the coding sequence CTGAGATACGAGAGAGAATTGCCAAACGGCTGCCAATCAGCTATCTTGTTCCCCAATCGGTCGAGCAGTACATCCGGGATCACGCGCTGTACGGATCGTCGAATCAGGAGGCGGACTATCAAAGCACAAGAGATTGCATCTGAGATCAGGGTGGCGCTGGAAAACAAGATTGCCAAGGATATTCGCGTCTGGGATGTCCGGGGGATCTCTTCGATCACCGAGTTTTACGTGGTGGCAACGGGGACATCCGGGCCACATCTGAAAGCGTTGCTTTCAGAGGTGCAGCGGCACATGAAAGACCTCGGTGTGACGAGCTACCGGACTTCCGGTACGCCCGACAGCGGCTGGATGGTTCTGGACTTCGTTCACGCCGTCGTCCATATCTTTGCGCCCGAGGCGCGCGGTTATTACGCGATCGAGACGCTGTGGAAGGACGCCAAGCCGCTCTAG
- the nadD gene encoding nicotinate (nicotinamide) nucleotide adenylyltransferase translates to MTRLGILGGTFNPVHNGHLLMAHTAAAAFGLERVLLVPSSLPPHKDLAGGVSAEHRLAMLRLAGAGDPLVAIDTVEIDRGGVSYAIDTVRHLTDRYPGHELFFIIGLDSLLELHRWKDIATFLKLCRVVTVNRPGILGRPLQEEDLNLPEALAQRLLADVVTRAMSDASSSEIRERIAKRLPISYLVPQSVEQYIRDHALYGSSNQEADYQSTRDCI, encoded by the coding sequence ATGACTCGATTGGGCATATTGGGCGGGACGTTCAACCCGGTTCACAACGGCCACCTGCTGATGGCGCATACCGCCGCCGCCGCATTTGGGCTGGAGCGGGTGCTGCTGGTGCCGTCGTCTCTGCCCCCTCACAAGGATCTGGCGGGCGGCGTGTCGGCGGAGCACCGGTTGGCCATGCTCCGGCTGGCGGGCGCGGGCGATCCGCTAGTGGCCATTGACACAGTCGAGATCGACCGCGGCGGCGTCTCGTATGCCATCGACACCGTGCGCCACCTGACGGATCGCTATCCTGGACACGAGTTGTTCTTCATCATCGGCCTGGACTCGCTGCTCGAACTCCATCGGTGGAAGGACATCGCGACCTTTCTCAAACTATGTCGCGTGGTCACCGTCAACCGGCCGGGGATCCTCGGCCGCCCGTTGCAGGAAGAGGACTTGAACCTCCCTGAAGCGCTGGCGCAGCGCCTGCTGGCGGACGTCGTCACGCGCGCGATGAGCGACGCATCATCATCTGAGATACGAGAGAGAATTGCCAAACGGCTGCCAATCAGCTATCTTGTTCCCCAATCGGTCGAGCAGTACATCCGGGATCACGCGCTGTACGGATCGTCGAATCAGGAGGCGGACTATCAAAGCACAAGAGATTGCATCTGA
- a CDS encoding DUF493 domain-containing protein, with product MQTLERTMSHVFNEPAAYPAVHHVGIVVETAFSSLGLLEAVLADVEIVTPLHDGRTSRTGKYRTLRVSIRVGSRAELDALDRNLRAVAGVKLLL from the coding sequence ATGCAAACACTGGAGCGGACAATGAGCCACGTATTCAACGAGCCTGCCGCCTATCCGGCGGTACACCACGTCGGCATTGTGGTCGAAACGGCGTTCTCATCCTTGGGTTTGCTGGAGGCGGTGCTGGCCGACGTAGAGATCGTCACGCCGCTGCACGACGGGCGCACCTCGCGCACCGGCAAATACCGCACGCTGCGCGTGTCGATACGGGTCGGATCGCGCGCCGAACTGGATGCGCTAGACCGCAACCTGCGGGCGGTCGCAGGCGTGAAACTGTTGTTGTAG
- a CDS encoding ABC transporter permease, producing MSGGMRSVGQRLWARRDARWSLIVVGIYLAAAIWGECIYRINRQADRTAAYNRVDETQRYLPPAALRWGRGASAYPGVSAWTYPLGSDNLGRDVLGRVVQGVRIAFHVGIITSLIALPLGVILGCLGGYFGGRTDSVVNWLCATVASMPGLLFILAVALVVGQGLAGLYLGIGLTTWVGVCRNVRAETIKHRDRAYVQAAQVLGYSHARILFRHILPNVLHIVLICFSLRFPSAVATEVFVSFLGIGVQGEPSWGVMINNARLRLWQGVWWEMTFVSVAIFALVMSFNQLADALRDELDPALRTSA from the coding sequence ATGAGCGGTGGCATGAGATCGGTGGGTCAACGGCTCTGGGCGCGACGGGACGCCCGGTGGAGCCTGATCGTGGTCGGGATCTACCTGGCGGCCGCGATTTGGGGCGAGTGCATCTACCGGATCAACCGTCAGGCCGACCGCACCGCTGCGTACAACCGCGTGGACGAAACCCAGCGCTACCTCCCGCCGGCCGCGCTGCGCTGGGGACGGGGCGCATCGGCCTATCCCGGCGTCTCCGCTTGGACTTATCCGCTGGGCAGTGATAACCTCGGCCGCGATGTGTTGGGGCGCGTGGTTCAAGGCGTCCGTATCGCGTTCCATGTCGGCATCATCACCTCGCTGATCGCCCTGCCGCTTGGTGTGATTCTTGGTTGTTTGGGGGGGTATTTTGGCGGTCGCACCGACAGCGTCGTCAACTGGCTGTGCGCGACGGTCGCCTCCATGCCGGGGCTTCTCTTCATTCTGGCGGTGGCTCTGGTGGTCGGGCAGGGGCTGGCCGGTCTCTATCTCGGCATCGGGCTGACCACCTGGGTCGGCGTGTGCCGGAACGTGCGGGCCGAAACGATCAAGCATCGTGATCGGGCCTATGTCCAGGCGGCGCAGGTGCTGGGGTACAGCCACGCGCGAATCTTGTTCAGGCACATCTTGCCGAATGTCCTGCATATTGTGCTTATCTGTTTCTCGTTACGGTTTCCTTCGGCTGTGGCGACCGAGGTGTTTGTCAGCTTTCTCGGCATCGGCGTACAGGGCGAGCCCTCGTGGGGAGTGATGATCAACAATGCGCGCCTGCGCCTGTGGCAGGGCGTCTGGTGGGAGATGACTTTTGTGTCGGTGGCCATTTTTGCGCTGGTGATGAGTTTCAATCAGTTGGCCGATGCGTTGCGTGACGAGTTGGATCCGGCCTTGCGGACGAGTGCGTGA
- a CDS encoding ABC transporter permease: MTRYIVRRILEVIPTTAGVLLLTFTLFHVVPGSPAEVVLGKNATAESLALFDAKHGYDKPLLAGNWAASRALAPGAVIAPDGTVPLAFPTGPGIWRLAGRSSEAWSVRIRVVLRSSVSGERETQRVDADAGGTGGADWSARITIPEGAVAEAITVEGAAGAAVWIARRTAHFFDSQLVHFLAGLLRGDLGESSDLGRRVGAVLREGVGPSLALTVPILTGGTVLAVMCGLWCALCCGGTADRSVLAVSTLLMSVNYVIWVLAGQFVLAYKLRLFPIWGFEHWTYLALPVLIGIASGLGRDIRFCRAAILDEVDKPYVRTALAKGLSTQRVMVRHVLRNSLIPIITYVSLSVPFLFTGSLLLESFFGIPGLGNVSLNAMHSKDMSVVRAVVVIGALLYQGVNLLADLSYAWLDPRVRLR; encoded by the coding sequence GTGACGCGTTACATTGTGCGGCGAATTCTGGAGGTCATCCCGACAACGGCGGGCGTGCTGCTGTTGACGTTCACGCTTTTCCATGTGGTTCCGGGATCGCCCGCCGAGGTGGTGCTGGGTAAAAACGCAACCGCCGAGTCGCTGGCGCTCTTTGACGCGAAGCACGGCTATGACAAGCCGTTGCTGGCGGGCAACTGGGCCGCGTCGCGCGCCCTGGCCCCCGGCGCGGTGATCGCGCCCGACGGAACCGTGCCGCTGGCTTTTCCAACCGGTCCGGGCATCTGGCGGCTGGCGGGACGGTCATCCGAAGCCTGGTCGGTGCGCATCCGCGTCGTGCTGCGCAGCAGCGTTTCGGGCGAGCGTGAAACGCAGCGTGTGGACGCTGACGCGGGCGGCACGGGCGGGGCGGACTGGTCGGCGCGCATCACGATCCCCGAAGGCGCAGTGGCCGAGGCGATCACCGTCGAGGGCGCGGCCGGCGCGGCGGTGTGGATCGCGCGCCGCACGGCCCATTTCTTCGATTCGCAACTGGTCCATTTTCTGGCCGGCCTGCTGCGGGGCGACCTGGGCGAGTCCTCGGATCTCGGGCGCCGGGTCGGCGCGGTGCTGCGCGAGGGGGTCGGCCCGTCGCTCGCGCTGACCGTGCCCATTCTGACGGGCGGCACGGTCCTGGCGGTGATGTGCGGGCTGTGGTGCGCCCTCTGCTGCGGTGGCACGGCGGACCGTTCGGTGCTGGCCGTCTCGACGCTCCTGATGAGCGTCAACTACGTGATCTGGGTCTTGGCGGGTCAGTTTGTGCTGGCGTACAAACTCCGGCTTTTCCCGATCTGGGGGTTCGAACATTGGACCTATCTGGCGCTGCCGGTGCTGATCGGCATTGCCAGCGGACTCGGACGCGACATCCGCTTCTGCCGCGCGGCGATTCTCGACGAAGTGGACAAACCCTACGTGCGGACCGCGCTGGCCAAAGGCCTCTCGACGCAGCGGGTGATGGTCCGGCATGTGCTCCGCAACAGCCTGATTCCTATCATCACCTATGTGAGCCTCTCGGTGCCGTTCCTCTTTACGGGAAGCCTGCTGCTCGAGAGTTTCTTCGGCATTCCGGGGCTGGGAAACGTCAGCCTCAACGCGATGCATTCGAAAGACATGTCGGTCGTCCGCGCGGTCGTGGTGATCGGCGCGCTGCTGTATCAAGGGGTGAACCTGTTGGCGGACCTGAGTTACGCGTGGCTCGACCCGCGGGTCAGACTGAGGTGA
- a CDS encoding methionine synthase, with product MEALKGGRVLISDGAWGTLLQKKGLKPGECPELWAVERPADVKAIAQAYFAAGADMVESDTFGGNSFKLDHYGLKNRAAEINEAGARLSAEAAAEAGGEKWVIASIGPTGKMLVMEDVTEQELYDSFREQALALARGGADALCIETMSDITEAALAVRAVKENTSCEAIATFTFAQTVNGDYRTMMGVSPEQAARAMIAAGADIIGTNCGNGIAGMIDIVTAMAAVAPDTPILVHANAGLPRNVNGVDLFPEEPEDMASQVVRLIQAGAAIIGGCCGTTPAHIQAMKRVADQTPRRTHR from the coding sequence ATGGAAGCGCTGAAAGGTGGACGGGTGCTGATTTCGGACGGTGCCTGGGGCACGCTCCTGCAGAAAAAAGGCCTGAAACCGGGCGAATGCCCGGAGCTCTGGGCGGTGGAGCGTCCGGCCGACGTGAAAGCGATCGCCCAGGCCTACTTCGCGGCCGGCGCCGACATGGTCGAGAGCGACACGTTTGGCGGAAATTCCTTCAAGCTGGACCACTACGGTTTGAAAAACCGCGCGGCTGAGATCAATGAAGCCGGTGCCCGTCTTTCGGCGGAGGCGGCTGCCGAAGCCGGTGGTGAGAAATGGGTCATCGCCTCGATCGGGCCTACGGGCAAGATGCTGGTGATGGAAGACGTGACCGAGCAGGAGCTGTATGACAGCTTTCGGGAGCAGGCGCTGGCGCTGGCCCGCGGCGGCGCGGACGCCCTGTGCATTGAAACCATGAGCGACATTACGGAAGCCGCGCTGGCGGTGAGGGCGGTGAAAGAGAACACCTCCTGTGAAGCCATCGCGACCTTCACGTTCGCCCAAACGGTAAACGGCGATTACCGCACCATGATGGGCGTATCACCGGAACAGGCGGCTCGGGCGATGATCGCGGCGGGCGCCGACATCATCGGCACCAACTGCGGCAATGGGATCGCGGGGATGATCGACATCGTCACGGCGATGGCCGCTGTCGCCCCGGACACGCCGATCCTGGTGCATGCCAATGCTGGCCTGCCGCGGAACGTCAACGGCGTCGATCTCTTTCCCGAAGAACCGGAAGACATGGCCAGCCAGGTCGTCCGTCTGATCCAGGCTGGCGCCGCGATCATCGGTGGAT